Proteins encoded in a region of the Watersipora subatra chromosome 5, tzWatSuba1.1, whole genome shotgun sequence genome:
- the LOC137396703 gene encoding uncharacterized protein — MKGCEALLLFLLTFSHLLVFVRPTSHFCDSVESTDAQDGVEETVNHCCFGWTGELCNKVIEENREDVNADEEIVLKDNALEIVVPVQRFTASQNANHTKKDNSSLQIVFPICMLVLLAALFIVMVYARKRYAALQRSGEQQLTGAPPVPSTSQGRLLDNHTRGSSQVELIERSEKPMQVDESACMSYRSRMNDLNQGFRSSVGEDDGKINVANVGFDRGSSEEVLLESNSDAASLISNDQN; from the exons ATGAAAGGATGTGAAGCCTTGTTGCTATTTCTACTCACTTTCAGTCATCTTCTCGTCTTCGTCCGACCAACTAGCCACTTCTGTGACTC TGTTGAATCAACTGATGCACAGGATGGGGTAGAAGAAACAGTTAACCACTGCTGCTTTGGGTGGACAGGAGAACTCTGTAACAAAG TTATTGAGGAAAATCGGGAGGATGTAAATGCTGATGAGGAAATAGTTTTGAAGGATAATGCTCTAGAAATTGTTGTGCCAGTGCAAAGATTCACTGCTTCCCAGAATGCTAACCACACGAAGAAGGACAACTCTTCATTACAGATTGTTTTCCCCATATGCATGCTAG TGCTGCTCGCTGCTTTGTTTATCGTTATGGTTTATGCGCGAAAACGCTATGCTGCTCTACAAAGGAGTGGCGAACAGCAGCTAACAGGAGCTCCTCCAGTTCCCTCTACTAGCCAAG GTAGACTGCTTGACAACCACACGAGAG GCTCATCTCAAGTAGAGCTAATAGAGCGCTCAGAGAAACCCATGCAAGTGGATGAATCAGCATGTATGTCATATAGGTCACGGATGAATGACCTTAACCAAGGATTCAGGTCGA GTGTTGGGGAGGATGATGGTAAGATCAACGTAGCCAATGTCGGGTTCGATCGAGGGTCTTCTGAGGAAGTACTTTTGGAGTCCAATTCAGATGCTGCCTCTCTTATCTCTAATGACCAGAATTAG